CTTGTAGAATCAAAGTGGTAAAGATTCATTGAAGACCACGATAAAAAGATGTCTCAAATAATTAGTTTGGTTCTAATATTCCTTGAAACGAAATGAATCAAACCTCTAAATAACCAGACCAAGACCCATTGTCACCcccattttaatttatattcaatacTAATAATACTAATGTTGCTCTAAAAAGGAGGATTTTAAATTTGGCATCTATTTAAGACCAGATGAAAAGGTACTAAATACCCAAATTGACTGACTCTTGTAGAATCAAGGTCGTAAAGATTCATTCACAACCATGATAAAAGATTCCTCGGATATATACTTTGGTTTTAATATTCCTTGAATCAAAAGGGATCAAACCTCTGAATAACCATACCAAGACCCATTGTCTCCCCATTTAATTTTTACTCAATACTAATAATACCGATGTTGCTCTAAAAAAGAGGATTGTCAAGTTGGCATCTAATTGATGCCATATGAGCAAGTACTAAATGCCCAAGTTGACTTACTCATGTAGAATCAAGGTagtaaaaatttattcacaACCATGATAAAAGGTTCCTCGGATAATCACTTTGGTTTTTGATATTCCTtgaaatgaaaggaatcaaACCTCTCAATAACCAAATCAAGACGCATTGTCTCCCCCATTTTAACCTCTCAATAACCATGTTGCTCTTTCAGAGTCTGATTGATAGCATATGAACAAGTACCAAATGCCCAAGTTGACTTACTCCTTTAGAGTCAAGGTCGTAAATATTAATTCATAACTATAGTTACTTTGGTTTTAACATTCCTTGAAACAAAAGGAATCAAACCTCTAAGTAGCCAGACCAAGACCCATCGTCatccttttttaatttctattcaatACTAATAATACAATTGTTGCTCTAAAAAGGAGGTTTTCAATCTGGCATCTAATTGATACCATGTGAACATGTACCAAATGACCAAGTTGACATATTTctataacatcaaaatcataaaaatttgttCACAACTATGATAAGAGATTGCTCGGACATTTACTGTGATTTTAAAATGAAGAACCTAATAAGTCGATTATATATGTTATCTTATTGCATATGAATTATAATCAGAAATTTTAGATGTTTTGCATctaataaaagtcaaattggcGGCTTAAGCTTTTCTGATCTACTAATTTtcaaggatttttttattttttattttttatttttttttaacatggaCCATTTTCGTTTTAATTATGCTTACGAGAATGACAATGCATCTTTGTGCTACATACATGGCTTTGCTCTATCATTCCTCTATGCTTGAAGCAATTGACAGTTCATTGGCCAGATGATTTCCTGCACTCCCAGCTCCTAAGTCCTAATGGTCAACTCAAGACCTAGATTTTCTACCAAAGAGAGGGATAAGTTAACTCGTCCAAAGCTTTGTGCCTTTTCTTGCCTCTCAAGAGTGCCCCATCAAGACTTGCAGTGCAATGGAAGAAGCACGCAATCTCGAGAAAATGCAACCATTAGCCGGTGGATCGGAGGCTGTGGCAGCGGCGTGGTTCGTCGAACTAGAGAGAGCACAGCTAGAAGTGAGTTGGGCATGAGTGATGGTTTGTGAGAAAGAGGAGGGGTTGGGCGTGGGGTTGCAGAGATGGAGAGCAGGGCACgtaaaagagaggagagagagacaaaaaatttctgacgGGTGGGCCCGATTTGCCGCGTGTCAACCTCTGTTTGGTTCAATGCACATCCAACGCGGTATATTTAATGAcctaatgttttcttttctcccccaaTCTCTTTGTTTTCTCCTCCTATAAAACGCAACTCTATGCCTCATGTTTTCTTTACTCAATCCTCTGTTCAGAATGAAGTCCTCCGATCTCATCTCGTCTTTCTCACTCATCCTGATCGGTCTCCTCTTGTCGCCCGGTAACGATTCCTTCGACTAACCATATATTCTCGAACAGCATACGTAATGGAACTCGTGTCTCCTATGTTCTTTGTCATTGAACAGCATTTTGATGCTACATACATAAGTACTTTGCCAATTCATACTCTACTTTCGAGTATGCACATTTCACCACGCCAAGAATTTCGGCCTACATTTATCACTGTAATTCTGGTTTGCCTGGTGAAAATTTTCACGAATATGTAATGGCATCATGCAGGGAGTACTGTAGTGGCAGAACAAGTCACCTTCAATTTTCTCAACAGATGCCCATTTTCCATATGGCCGGCCATGGCTCCCAACACGGGCCAACCGGTGATCGCGGAAGGAGGCTTTTACCTCCAGTGGGCATCCAGAAAACTCGTCTCGGTCCCGCCAGGGTGGAAAGGGCGGATCTGGGCCCGCACTGGGTGTAGTTTCGCGTCGAACAGACCGCCAACCTGCGAGACCGGGGACTGCGGGCAGCTCCGTTGCCGTGGGCTCATCGGGACCCCTCCTGCCACGCTGGTCCAGGTCTGGCTCCACGCGGATGAGGCCAAGCCGAGCTTCTATAACATCAGCCTGGTCGACGGGTTCAACCTTCCAATCTCGGTCCAGACGAGGCCCACGCAGCCCGAGTGCGAAATCCCGGGGTGCTCGAAGCCGTTGAACGGCCTGTGCCCTGAGGAGTTGCAAGTGATGAATGGGAAAGGGAAGGTTGTGGCTTGCAAGAGCGCCTGTTTGGCCTTCAACACCGACGAGTACTGTTGCCGGAACGAGTACGCGACACCGGACAAGTGCAAGCCCAGCGTGTATTCCAGGCTTTTTAAGGATGCCTGTCCAGGTTACTACAGCCATCCCTACGACTCGCCCCGGCCGCAGGTTAGCTGCGCGTCCAAGGAGTTTGAGATTATCTTTTGTCCAAACTTTTGGGGTGTTGAGCAAGTGCCAGGGTGGAATTATGCCGACTACTGAGTCTAATCATTGGACAATCGATAGCAATGTTGACTACAACACTAAATAATAATCGAGGAGTTACTCGATCGCTCGTGCATTTGAATTGATGAGTGAGtatcaatttggtccatgaccGTGACTGATTAAGCCATTACCAATGccgtgatctctctctctctctctgatcaaTTTATGGATGTCTTTCGTTTCCATTCTGctgatttttcatttctttatgtTGGGTTTGAGTCATCGATGGCACTATGATTACATGGCCCTTTTCTTGGGCAAAATACGCTATTCCGATGAGAAAAATGATGAGCTGAAAATCGGGCATGTTTCTTATGAGAGCCATTTAATTATCAAtcttttttagggaaaaaaaagcaaataatgattttgttttttcactTCTATGGTGATGAATTATGAGTGAAGAGTAATGTACATGTCAAACTTCAGAGATTTCCATCGATGAGAAGATACACTTGACACTCTAAACAGAAATGcgtttctaaatattttcaatgatttttctctcctctttattttttaaatttcctcgttcataaaaaaatgggcaactggaaaatcttttcttaattttctgcttttgcataattattttaaacgtCTTTTAAAGTAGTAAGTTATACATAGATCTTTATTGATGCCAGGAATATAATATCTGTGAATCCTTAAAAATGTCATATGAATGTCTTTGCTCTCTCTACCATGGTGTCCAGAACAGAAGAGAAACAAAATTTATAtgcaaaaatttaccaaaaaaatctggTGTCGAAAACTTAAATCGCCCGCCAATGATCAATGCCCTAGCTTGTTTTCGGATGATTTGAATGAATCTTTCATAGCTGAAGTGACTATGGGGGTGGACTAGATAGGCTCAATGGCCAgtctcatcttcatcattgtCAGCAAGATGTATTCAACTTGGTGAAAAGCTTCATTTTACGGTGGATATTGTAGTTAAAACAATTGTGCGACGAGGATATTATAGTTAAAATTTCAGAGGGAGCATACgtgttttcctttgaaaagaTTAAATGACTGGGATATATTTGATAGTTGTATTACAAAATCTGGTGGATTGTTTTGACGGACAAGCATGACCTCGACTCCGGTCATTTTCATACCATTAAAAGAAATCCATAGATTCAAATGACACAGGATGGAGGAACAAGAAGATAGGTTCACTTCTCACATGGTGAAGAGACACAAGTTAAGAATTCACGCATCCGACTCGCGCAAATGGTGGAACCCATTGGGTGGGATTAATTTGAGGAAGGCATCTAGACTATTTTTAACTTCTATGCAGCGATCCGTGGGACGCGtgagaagaaaggaggaggaaaggggCCATGCcggagaggaaagaaagaaaagtaagggGCCGGGCCAGGGAGAAAGGCAGGAAAAAAGGGAAGGGGCTGGATTAGGGCTAGGCCCAGGCGAGAGGATAAAGGGGCCGGGTCGGCCCGGCTCCCTtccgtttttcttctttttccttttcttaataaaaataatttattaattagtaattaataattttttcgaattttaataaactctattattattaattaaaatgctCTTGACACCTGTACGCTATGCAGTTTGGTGagaattatttttgtttaaggactaaaatttaattcctaaatttCTATGTAAATTATCATTAAATGAGTAGTCAATATTTAAATGTCAATAACCGTCAAAGAGCAAGCCAGAGATATGCTTTTCTTATTATCGTAATGGTAGAATGTGTTAGAAGTAGCATCCACTGCTGCCATAGTTTTAGCGTCTAAATCATGAAAAAAGAGTGATAAAGAACAGTGTACTTCAAGGAATATCCCTATCTAGTTTTGTTCATCTTTCCATGAATAGTATAAAATGCAAGTAAAAGAACACATTCCAAACGATGAAGTAAATGCACACCAtggttttatgaaaaattatggcAGAACACAAATATGAACACTTTCAAACGTTGAAGACATCATCTCATGTAACCATAACGAACAAACAAGTCAAAACTTTCTTAAATATTATACTGCACCGgtccaacaaaagaaaacaaaacacgTAAGCAACACAACCCACCACCCTACCGTACCAGTCCCACCCTCAATCGCTGCACTAGTCCCACCCTCAATCGCTTCCGATGCTGATCTTCGGTGCAAGCCCCCTGGCCAGTCCACGTAGTTCCTCATTGATCCATAATCACTGCCGAATTGAGAAGCGCCCTATGACCTGCGCCTGTGCTAGCGCCTGGATTCCCTCATCTTCTTGCTAGTGTGCATATAAGGTTGCGTCCACTGTCCCCTCTTGCACCTTCGCCATCCTCTCGTTCTTATAGAGTTCCCAGTTTGCCTCTAGCACCTACAATGAAGAAAAGCAACTTGTGAAAACTTAATCCCTAGCTCATCCTCTTTTGATTCGATACAGGTCTTTTTATTGTCTTTGCTTGAAGATAAGCATGGAGCTTCTCTACATTAACATCACAACCTTGCAGAAATTCCACAAAAGTAGCTCAACAAGATACTCCACCTTGGCCAGTTTAGACGACTGAGGCTGTGCATTTGGTTCAGCCAATTCGgctttcttttggttcttaAAGATTTTCACTGTCCCCGTGAGGGAAACGTGAGGGAAATAGGTGgggcaaaaaagaacaaatgtgCTATGACTTTTGTATCGTGTTCACTTtagtattataattttttttacttaattgagtatcacaaatttgaaaaatcaagtgTCATTGGCAATTTAGCTCACCATAAAATTTGACGTGGATGCTAGTCGTTCTATGTGACTTCGCCGGCTCtgacattgataattttattataatttttaaaatatttttagttattttgtttgaattttttattccgaCAAGGGTCACCAGCGACCCCTCACCAACTGTGAAACCCTTACTCAGTTGTGGCCTGGCCCACGGCCAGCAAGGTTGTAATGCCACCTAGGGCCCACATCTCATTGCCTCGTCTAGATCAGGCGAGGATATTCATGGGTGACAGCAAGACAGCCGCCACCTAATCTAGGTGAGAGTTTTGTGGCTAGCAAGGGTCATTGGTGACCCTCACTAGCCCttaaaaaagaagtaaagaaaaaataaaagattaaaaattttaaaaaaatccatgtatGATGATTTGTCAAAATACTCAAATAATTGAATTTACTCCGATGTGGCACTTAAgcgagccaaaaaaaaaagttatagctgtcaagtgagcgccatacaAGATCATACAAAAGTTAGGCACTCTAGCCGTTCTTCTCCTAAAATAGTTGTATTCATTGTGTTTCCTTAGCCATGCGTCAGCTTTTGTAAGAAAATTGTTAAGTATCTTCTTAATGCAATAAACATGcttattcataactcataaaatatcaaatttttatcattttgaaaacatgagcttataaattatttagaaaaggTAGCATTCTTTCTATTCATTTCTcgcctccctcttccttctgcCCGAACGTgcctccttcttttccttttatctctctcccctttttcttcctctctcccgaaGACTCTCgatctctcctcctcctcctttttccttcttcttttcttttctttcccctctctctctcccccctttctcttcctctctcccgaaGATTCTCgatctctcctcctcctcctttttccttcttcttttcttttctacttgTGGGCCCTACTCTTTAGACTAGGTCAAATATTACCCATTCCATCCGCGTTCAATCACCATCTTGGTCATTCTTGTTGTGATTCAATTCAAGAGACACTGTTTGCATTCCTTTATCCctatttttcccaaaatcactTTAAGAgcgtatgataaaatttctacttctctatttctctatttcttcgTTTTCTAGAATAGGtatggaacagaaatccgtttagtaacgcaatttgatttttttatttcttgaacagatttttattccagaaataaatttgaagaaaaaatcagaaactaaaatttttaacttgagaaatcaatttatgactaGATATCAATTTccgtttcagaaattttgttatgcACACCCTAAAACATCGCCTTAAAATATCCGGCTAGAATATGAGGGAGGAACAATTCACGTGGACGTGGACGAACTTCCACAGGATCACCTGTCTTCTCGAACATCTAAAAAAGGCAAGGGGAAAGGATACCTCTCTGTTTCCATTATGCATCCTTTTCTCGCTCAGTTTCCTAGAATAATATTCGCATTGGATCACCGTCGTGggtcattcttcttctttttcttaatgtAAGAAACATTGTTTGTTCCCGTGAAGAAAGATTTGCATCAGATTGCTTTTATTCTATTGCTATTACACCGGTGTGTGGGTTCGACAAGATTTGATCTTTTCTTGATTCTCGCTTTGTATCACACTTGAGCAATAGTTAATCTCTTAGATCCTCTAAATTATatcaatataatatttcttaaCTATTGAGAAAACTACCCAAGAAGAGGACTCTCCCTTGCCCAATGAAGAAGGGGGCATAAGAAAAGTCGGGTCACAACCTGAACTTAGCCTCAGCCCCGTCCCTCGAGCTGAAAATGGTGAGCGACAACACCAGGACCCGGCTACTGTCCTCGGAGCCGAAAGCAGTACACTAACTCTAGAGCAACAACGGCTGGACCAGGCTGCTGTCAAGGATGCCAATGGTGCTAGCCATGGACAAACTATTATGACTTGCATTATCCACCACCCC
The window above is part of the Eucalyptus grandis isolate ANBG69807.140 chromosome 6, ASM1654582v1, whole genome shotgun sequence genome. Proteins encoded here:
- the LOC104452251 gene encoding pathogenesis-related protein 5, with the translated sequence MEEARNLEKMQPLAGGSEAVAAAWFVELERAQLEHFDATYISTLPIHTLLSRSTVVAEQVTFNFLNRCPFSIWPAMAPNTGQPVIAEGGFYLQWASRKLVSVPPGWKGRIWARTGCSFASNRPPTCETGDCGQLRCRGLIGTPPATLVQVWLHADEAKPSFYNISLVDGFNLPISVQTRPTQPECEIPGCSKPLNGLCPEELQVMNGKGKVVACKSACLAFNTDEYCCRNEYATPDKCKPSVYSRLFKDACPGYYSHPYDSPRPQVSCASKEFEIIFCPNFWGVEQVPGWNYADY